The Chthoniobacterales bacterium DNA window GTTTCAATCGATTTTTCCGTGCGACGCCGGCGCTCGCGCGCACCGCGAATTTTTCCGACGATGAGAGAACCGTAGCGCTGCTCGACCGCATGCAGTTTCGGAAATGCGTGACGCACCGAAAGTCGTTTAGGGTCCCCCGCATAGACGCCCGCGACGAACGGATTGATCGCGTAGTCGAGGAATTCGCGTCCCAGTCGGCGTGTGACGAAATCCGCCAGATTTTCATCGCCGACCGCTCGGGAGAGAAATGGCTCTGCGAGCAACCGCAATTTCGCAGTCGGTGAAAACAAACGGGTCGCCAGCATGTCGAAAGCCGAATGCGGTATGGGCAGTGGTTTGCCATTACGAACAATGTAATTTTTTTGGGCATTCGGCCCGGGATGGGAGCGGCGGGATTCAAGCCCCAGATCGCGGACCAGTGCGCCGATTTGTGGGGACGTTTCCACAATCGTGCCTGGTCCGCATTCGACTAGAAATCCATCCTGCTGAATCGTGTTAATCATTCCGCCGACATGGCTGCCCGCTTCATAAACGGTCACGGCATATCCGCGTTGTTGCAGGCGGAAAGCAGCGGTTAATCCAGTGATTCCTGCTCCGACGATAGCGATTGATTTCATATGGCTTTGGAAAATTGCGCACTCTTCCGTCCGGACGCGTAGGCGTCGAAGCGCACCGCAATGTTGCGGACTAACAGCCGTCCGAGCGGTGTGACTAACAATCCATCGTCACGGAGTTCCAGCAGTCCATCGGCAGCGAGGTCATCCAGCGAAGCGAGTTCTTTCCCAAAGTATTCGCGCACCTCGACGCCTAGCATCCGGCGGAGGTTTGAAAAATCGAGGCGCATGTCGCACATCAGCCGGTTGATGAGTTGACGCCGAAGCAGATCGTCTTCGGTGAGGACATAACCTTTCACCACGGGGAGTGTATTTGCGTCCAACGCCGCATAGTAACCGGGCAGGTCTTTGTGATTCTGCCAGTAAGTGCCATTGGCTTGCGAGATGGCCGACATACCAAACGCATGAATGTCCACTTGTCCGCACGTGCTGTAGCCCTGAAAATTTCGCTGCAGCGTTCCCGTGCGTTGCGCCACGGCCAGCTCATCGTCGGTCCGCGCAAAATGATCCATGCCAATATAAACGTGACCGTGGCTGGTGAGCTTCTCGACGGTCCGCGCGAGGATTTCCATCTTCTCTTCCGGCGTCGGCAGGACTTTGAAAATAGTTTGCGCGGGTTTCATCCACGGGACGTGCGCGTAGTTGAAAACAGCCAGGCGATCGGGCTGCAACGTCAGCACGGCATCGAGCGTGTTTTCAAATGACTGCGGTTTCTGGAACGGCAGTCCGTAGATGAGGTCGATATTGATCGAATCGAATCCGCCTGCGCGCAGCCAGTCCACTGTCGCACTCGTCTGTTCGTAGGGTTGAATGCGATGAATCGCCGCCTGCACCGAGGGATCGAAATCCTGAACTCCCAGCGAGGCCCGCCGGAAGCCCGCATCCCGCAGCGCTGTCACATGGTCGGGAGTCAACTGTCGCGGATCAATCTCCACACTGCCCTCGAAGTTAGCCGCCAGTTTGAAGTGCTTCCGAATAATCCTGCCCAGGGCATGCAATTCCTCCGGCAAAAAGAAAGTGGGAGTGCCGCCGCCGAGATGGATTTGCACAACCTGGCTTTCCGGATGAATACGCCGGGCCACCATTTCTATTTCGCATTCAAGATATTCGAGATACCGAGCGCTTTGAATCTGTTGCGTGGTGATGATGTTAGTGCAGCCGCAGAACCAACAGAGCGCGCGGCAGAACGGCAGATGAAAGTAGAGGGAGAGGGGGCGGGGCTTTTCCTGCTGCCGATCCAGTCTCTCCAGAATCAGGTCTTCGGAGATCGGCTTAAAATGAGTGGCTGGCGGATACGACGTATAGCGAGGGGCCGGGACGTTGTATTTGCGAATGAGATCAAGATCGACGCGCATGGAGTCTATCTAAAATTTCGCACCGTTTCGACCAGGGTCTCGATGCACTCCAGTTTCGCCGTGGGCGGCACGCCGTGGCCGAGATTGAAAATGTGGCCGTTCTGGCCGCGCATTTCATTGAGAATACGTGTGGTTTCTGCCGCCACGATTTTCGGTGTCGTGCGGAGTAATGAAGGATCCAGATTTCCCTGCACCGCGAGATGGGAGGGAAGCAGTTTTCGCACATCAGCCAGCCGCATGATCCAGTCCACGCTGATCACATCCGCGCCGGTGGCTGCCAGCGAATCCCACGCGCCGTGCGTGCCTTTTGAAAATAAAATCACCGGCACCTGATCATGGATTGCCTCGATGATTTCTGCGATCCAGGAACCCGACGCAGCTTCGAAATGGTCCGCGCCGAGCAGGCCGCCAGAGCTGTCGAAAATTTGCACCGCATCGACGCCGGCGTTGATTTGCAGTTGGAGAAAAACAATCACCGCCGAGGTTATTTTTTTCATCAACCCTGCGAATATTTTCGGCTGGGTATGGAACAGGTTCTTGGCCTTGGAAAACTCCCGTGCGCTGCCGCCTTCGAGCATGTAATTGGCGAGCGTCCAAGGCGAACCCGCAAATCCCAGCACTGCGTGGCGTTCGCCGACCGCCGTTTTGATCAGGCTAAGTGCCTGCGCCGCATAGTCCAACCGATCAGCCACGCCCTCTGGGTTGAGCCGGTCAATGTCCGCTGCACAGTGAAGCGCGAAATCCATCTCGATGCCGCCCCCATCGCGAAAGTGATAGGGTTGTCCTAGCGCTTCGGCGACCACGAGAATATCGCTGAATAGAATCGCCGCATCGAAACCAAATCGCCGGATGGGCTGGAGAGTAACCTCGGTGGCGAGCTCCGGTGTGCGGACCATCTGAACGAACGAATATTTTTCCCGCAAGGCCCGATATTCCGGCAAACACCGTCCGGCTTGTCGCATGAGCCAGACCGGTGGATAATCCACGGGCTTGTTTTCACACGCCGCCAAAAAGCGGGAGCGGTGGCTCATGGGGAGCCGTGGATGAGTGATCTTCAGGTTGGGTTCGATCAGTAGCTCAGGCATGGGTTGGTGCTTAACCTTCGAGGCAGTTGCCTGCTGCCACTACGCGTCACTTGGCTGGAACTTTGCGGATATTGCCGACCAATATTGCCGCCGGTCCGGT harbors:
- the hemN gene encoding oxygen-independent coproporphyrinogen III oxidase — encoded protein: MRVDLDLIRKYNVPAPRYTSYPPATHFKPISEDLILERLDRQQEKPRPLSLYFHLPFCRALCWFCGCTNIITTQQIQSARYLEYLECEIEMVARRIHPESQVVQIHLGGGTPTFFLPEELHALGRIIRKHFKLAANFEGSVEIDPRQLTPDHVTALRDAGFRRASLGVQDFDPSVQAAIHRIQPYEQTSATVDWLRAGGFDSINIDLIYGLPFQKPQSFENTLDAVLTLQPDRLAVFNYAHVPWMKPAQTIFKVLPTPEEKMEILARTVEKLTSHGHVYIGMDHFARTDDELAVAQRTGTLQRNFQGYSTCGQVDIHAFGMSAISQANGTYWQNHKDLPGYYAALDANTLPVVKGYVLTEDDLLRRQLINRLMCDMRLDFSNLRRMLGVEVREYFGKELASLDDLAADGLLELRDDGLLVTPLGRLLVRNIAVRFDAYASGRKSAQFSKAI
- the hemE gene encoding uroporphyrinogen decarboxylase, with protein sequence MPELLIEPNLKITHPRLPMSHRSRFLAACENKPVDYPPVWLMRQAGRCLPEYRALREKYSFVQMVRTPELATEVTLQPIRRFGFDAAILFSDILVVAEALGQPYHFRDGGGIEMDFALHCAADIDRLNPEGVADRLDYAAQALSLIKTAVGERHAVLGFAGSPWTLANYMLEGGSAREFSKAKNLFHTQPKIFAGLMKKITSAVIVFLQLQINAGVDAVQIFDSSGGLLGADHFEAASGSWIAEIIEAIHDQVPVILFSKGTHGAWDSLAATGADVISVDWIMRLADVRKLLPSHLAVQGNLDPSLLRTTPKIVAAETTRILNEMRGQNGHIFNLGHGVPPTAKLECIETLVETVRNFR